The window tgcatttatttattttaatgagtttGATAACAAGTATGATGGTTTGTGTGGCACAGCTTGTAAAACGTGGCACTAGCGACTGCAAGGTCACGGATTCAATTCCCAGCTATTCAGTTTAACGACACTACTGCCATAGAAATGAAACCATTGTTGGTCTCTTGAAGTTGTTGAAGACCTGATCCACAGCAATGGggacttattttaatgtttaatttgtagCATTTGTGCTTTTTAATTTGACTCCTCAAGCTCATGTTTATCTGCattattttaatgcacttcCTGCATTTCTCTCCTCAGTTATATCTCTGACCCTTCAGTTCCTGTGGATGTTCCTGGTTGTAAGCATGACCCCACCACCAGCTCGCTCTATCAGTCTAACTTATTCCCAGAGAAGGGAGATCACATCCACAAAAAACAGGGCTTCCACAACCTGGGTTACAGCACCCACCCCAGCTCTACCAAACTCGACATAGACAATAACCACTTAAACCTATTCCACGCCAATGTTCTGGACCAGCGGGTCAGAACAAGCCAACCTGAGCATGACCCTAGACAATACATCCTCAGGGCTGAGGAGGAGGGGATGCCCGTCAAAACGTTGTGCGACGAGCCGATTTTGGGCACGGAACCCGGAAAGCGGGAGGAGAGATTTCGAGACTCTGGGTTGGGCAGCGGGGGGATATCAGAGGGGTCAGATGGTTGTCCTTATGGACAAGAGGAGGAATTCGAGGAGATGAGATGCAGGGAGCCTAGCACTCCAGACACGGAGAGCATGCTGTCTGTGGATATGCACACGAGCAGCACAAGCCTCTCCTCAGCGGACACCAAGCTTGTTATAGACGACAGAGATGAGAATGAGCCAGTGGTCATAGAAGAAGTGCAAGAAACGGAGAAAGAAAGCGACGGGATGAGCATCACAGACTCGATGGTGGCCGAGGCTCTTGCTGCCCTGGATGCAGCGACGGCAGGAGAGGATTTTGAGTGACGGCCACGTGAGAAAGGGCGTGGTACTGCTCTTTGTAGATGTGGAACATTTCCATACTTGCTCCCTCACACCCTGCACATTTGAATATAGCCAAAATAATAGCTTTCATAAAATGAAGTCTTTCTGTAGGCGTCGATTTCTACTGACTGAAAAGAAAACTTTCAATTCAAATGAAGACTTGACAACAGGAGCTGCCTCTTGTTTACACAACAGAAATCGTCCACGTAAAAGACAGCACACTTGCTCGGAAATGAAGGTTGTGTGAATGTTTCTTTGTGATTCAGTGGACAAACTCACAcaattttgtgtgattttccTTAGTACAgttttatacacatttaaattcaatgtGATAATGAAATAAGCTCTATATGGTCAGATATTCTTTCAGCGGAGATAATTCAGTCAAAGCCctacttttattttcatactgTTCTGTACAAAGTGAAAAAACTCATTTCAAGCCAGTGTCCAGGTGTTGGGTTACTTAACTGTTGTACTTTTAGAGATATTTAATGATGGTCAAACTTCTGTTTGTAATAGATTGAAATCAAGTTCATATTTAACAATCTGAAAGACAATCAATATGCGGGTTTGTGTGAGTACATTACATAGTGTCAATATCATAGAAGTTTAGGAAGACATTTGTCTGACACATGTCTGGGTCATATTTTAgccttaaatttaaaataaaaaatatgattcacaAAAAGAAGCATCATAAACTCTATTTTTGCtataattttacaaataattttaaatatctattaaattaaatattaaatacaaaatcgcaagaaataacaataatgttgaatttgaaatttaagataaaatgatgttttatttgcatattttaattGCCAATTCAATAGAATGGTAAATGCTCAAACCAATATTGcagttgtccttctgaaaccgtggatgtccaaattcactgtttgtGAAAAAACACAGTACACACTTTTTATCGGTTAGAGATATTTGCAAAATCCAGtaacaaacatgaagggtgatTAATAGTAATGATTCGTggcaaaaaataatgaaatatggagatacaaggtttcagaaggacattaaaggtatttttaataaatattttgaatatgaaatatgacCTGGGTTTCACGTGGTTCAccattgtatatttatattcctGGTTGGGTTCCTGGTTCTATTAAGACTGGAAAAATAAAGTAGTGTGTTGAGGAATCAGGCCATTGAAGTTGTTGATCCGCTATGCACACAGATATGAATTATGCCTTTAACCAACACTGGTTAACCAGCTGAGGCCTGAAGAGAAAGAATCAAAGCAACTAAATGAACTCCACAGCATATGACGCACATTTctataaatgtatgaaaaaattAAAGGAGAATTTctcataaaaatgaatgtaaatccCATTTACCAGAATTTGTATGATACCTTTATGAGGTTAATGTTTTAAAGTAGTATTTCCAAATGTTTCATGAAGTATATGTGCTTTTATGTctgttaaaataatttcttttgAACCAGATGAGACTATAAAAAGACGAgatcaaatgtatttacaaagaCTGATTTTGCAATAACTTGACATTATGACTGcattgaaacatttgaaatgtcacagtgaatactttaactttttcattccaTTCTTTTTGTCCTTAAATACCAGACAACATAGGATTGTCACATGAGCCAggggaaaaataaaaacaatgtagtTGATCATAAGACTTGCCATGTAATCCGTTGACATTTATGTCTCATGGATAACAGTGCCACAGGGCCCTCTGATATAACCTCATATTATTTCCCTCCAGTCTTAACCGAATGCTAAGAATTGTCCAGAAGTTTGTGTGCGCAGCAGCAAAACAATGCCatagtgtgtttgtgaatgtaatGTATGACCGCTACATTGTGCTGAACCTgcctgatgtttgttttctgagcAGGCCTGCTAACAGAATATTAAAACACGATTATGACAAAGATTATAAACGCTTTTCATTTCTGCTGATGTTTTTAATGGATCTGGGGGTGAAAATAAGCCATCTTGACTGGGAATATAAAGCTATATAAactattaaattacattttgaatgcaAGAAACCGTGAGAATGGAAATAGTTTCACTGCGGTGTCATTCATGTcagttttctgttctcctctTTCCATCATTTGTGTTCCTGTGTTGTTTCGGAGACAACAGCTGACTTGTTTGCTTTACAGTTTTAAATCAGATGATGATATTCCAATTGCTGCACTGTGGTTTCTATGGTCAGATTCATGATCATATATTGGCCATATATCAAAATTTCtacatgtttttaaactatatttattcctaaatgcGTAATGAATACTTCTGTGTATAGTTGGAGTGACTAGAAAGAACATAACAATTATACAAAGTATTTGGATGTGTAAAAAGCAATGTGTGCAATCTATCTGAACTTGGATTTGAGTTTAAATAAGGTTCCTTTAAATCAAAACGTAAGTGTCATCAACTTAACCAAAGACCCAGTCACAGTTTTTCTGTAAGGAAAAAGAGAACAtatgcaaaataattatttactgACATGAAACTGTTTGAATTAGCCTGTAACAAAGTCGCTGAGCATTTACATATCTTTAAAGTCAGTGTGGGTTTGAGTTAATGATTCCCAAATCCTTAAACAAATCCAGACTAATGCCACCATTTGTATGCTCCAAACATTTATAGGAACAGCACATTTTTGTTgcttgatgtttttttgttcctAGAAATAGCATCATGCATGaagtacaaatataaaacaaaaccatgTTATTTTATAAGGTCACATGCTGGATATTTCAGAACGACAGGAGTTGTGGTAAAGGCACAGACCTAAGGGCATTAGTTCTGCTTCAGTCATCTATTAACTGACACGTACTGATGTTTAACCTTCTAGAAATGGACTGCATATTTTACGTCTCACGCCTGACTGTGATCGCTGACTCTGAAAGTTTGTTGTTAAAAAACCAGGAAGGACATCCAGAAGACTGGAAACATTTCTACGAATTATTTTGAGCTAGACTGAATTGATCTCAGGAAAGGTGAATGCAGTTAATGTACAGGTACTGTGATGTTCAGAATGGAGAGGCGTGTTAATTGTCTCTTTAGAAGGTCATAGAAACAATTagtcaaa of the Triplophysa dalaica isolate WHDGS20190420 chromosome 1, ASM1584641v1, whole genome shotgun sequence genome contains:
- the zgc:194930 gene encoding uncharacterized protein zgc:194930, encoding MGCSCCRMVKGYISDPSVPVDVPGCKHDPTTSSLYQSNLFPEKGDHIHKKQGFHNLGYSTHPSSTKLDIDNNHLNLFHANVLDQRVRTSQPEHDPRQYILRAEEEGMPVKTLCDEPILGTEPGKREERFRDSGLGSGGISEGSDGCPYGQEEEFEEMRCREPSTPDTESMLSVDMHTSSTSLSSADTKLVIDDRDENEPVVIEEVQETEKESDGMSITDSMVAEALAALDAATAGEDFE